A genome region from Pirellulales bacterium includes the following:
- a CDS encoding glycosyltransferase has product MRILFASHVPLVDADAGGSADALADGLVRAGHSLRAVVVDGEALREEWIPTRRVVCRRNDPSADLPFAVPRFVTLPDGRGQRFVDLSDEEFVAYRQALRVALDDEIAQFDPQIVHCEHIWLMGHLALESGVPYVLTAYQAELDALRSDARFRRLAEEAAENAGRVIVANEELGRAVHAIFGDLDGRVVVVHRLEANESDNVAAQCALEVADIYRQVLDERLGRRWHA; this is encoded by the coding sequence ATGCGCATTTTGTTCGCCAGTCATGTGCCGCTCGTCGACGCCGATGCAGGCGGAAGCGCCGATGCCCTGGCAGACGGCTTGGTCCGCGCCGGGCACTCGCTGCGCGCGGTGGTTGTCGACGGAGAAGCCTTGCGCGAAGAATGGATTCCCACACGTCGCGTGGTCTGTCGTCGCAACGATCCGTCTGCCGACCTGCCCTTCGCAGTGCCACGCTTTGTTACTTTGCCGGACGGGCGCGGGCAGCGATTTGTCGATCTGTCGGACGAAGAATTCGTCGCCTACCGGCAGGCCTTGCGCGTGGCACTTGACGACGAAATTGCCCAGTTCGATCCACAGATCGTTCATTGCGAACACATCTGGCTGATGGGCCACTTGGCACTCGAATCTGGTGTGCCCTATGTGCTAACGGCGTATCAGGCCGAGTTGGATGCATTGCGCAGCGACGCACGCTTCCGTCGTCTGGCCGAAGAGGCCGCCGAGAATGCCGGCCGTGTGATTGTGGCCAACGAGGAACTGGGCCGCGCCGTGCATGCGATCTTTGGAGATCTCGATGGTCGCGTTGTGGTCGTTCACCGTCTCGAGGCCAATGAATCCGATAACGTCGCGGCTCAATGTGCCCTGGAAGTTGCCGACATCTATCGTCAGGTGTTGGACGAACGATTGGGTCGGCGCTGGCACGCCTGA